A window of Synergistaceae bacterium genomic DNA:
CCGCCGCCGAAAACATTCTTCTCAACCGGGAGGAACTGAACCGGTCTCCGCTGGAGTACGTGTTCAGCAGCCGCCTGGATACCCTGAACCGTCCGGCGATCCGGCATCGGGCGGAACGGGCCGTCCGGACGCTGGGGATCGACATCGGGGTGGATACCGTCGTTTCGGAGATGCCGGTGGGGTACAAGCAGTTTATCGAAATTGCCCGGGAGATCGACCGTTCCCATACGCGGCTTCTGGTTCTGGACGAGCCCACCGCGGTTCTGACGGAAACCGAGGCCCGAATTTTAATGGACGCCCTGAAAAAACTGGCGGAAGGGGGCATTTCCATCATCTTTATCTCTCACCGCCTTCACGAGGTCCGGAGTCTCTGCGACCGAATCGTGGTTCTGAGGGACGGTCGCGTCATTCGGGAAACACCCGCTCATTCCGCCTCAATACGGGATATTGCCGCCTGGATGGTGGGACGTCAGGTGGAGGACTCGCGGCCGCCCAGGAAGGGTAAAATCTCCGGGGAGATCGCCCTTTCGGTGAAAAATCTCTGGGTGGACATGCCGGGGGAAACGGTGCGGGACGTCACCTTCGACGTGCGAAAGGGAGAAATATTCGGCATCGGCGGGCTGGCCGGACAGGGCAAGCTGGGGATTCCCAACGGCATCATGGGGCTTTTTCCGTCGGGCGGCGAGGTCTCGCTGTTCGGCAGGACGGTGGAGCTCAACCAGCCCCGAAAGGCCCTGGACAGCCGGATGGCCTTCGTCTCGGAGGATCGCCGGGGTGTGGGGCTTCTACTGGGAGAACGAATCGACTGGAACATCACCTTCACGGCCATGCAGGTTCAGAATCGCTTTCTGAAGGGCATCCCGGGGCTTGGGAAGCTCGTTTGCCTGAGAGATGACGGAGCCATTTCAGAGGAGACTGAAAAATACATAAAAGCTCTCGAAATTCGCTGCACGGGGCCCGGTCAGAGGGCGGTGGAGCTTTCCGGGGGCAATCAGCAGAAAGTCTGTCTGGCCAGGGCCTTTGCCATGCGGCCGGACCTGCTTCTGATCTGCGAGCCCACCCGTGGTATCGACGTGGGAGCCAAGGAACTGGTGCTGAACACTCTGCGCCGCTACAACGAAGAGTATGGAACGACGATCCTCATCACCTCGTCGGAACTGGAGGAGCTTCGGTCCGTCTGCGACCGGGTCGCGATCGTCGGAGAGGGGAAAATCGCGGGCGTGCTTCCCGCGGTCTCGCCGGCGGAGCAGTTCGGCCTGCTGATGATGGGGGACATGGAAGAGGATTCGGAGCGCAGGGAGGCGATGGAGGCGATGGAAAATGCTTAAAAAATTTATAGAGGCGGCGGGATGGCCCCGAATCATCATCGGGCTTTTTCTGATGTCGCTCTTTCTGGCGGCCCCCTTTGTGGGCGTTCGCATCTCCACGTCCCTGTCGGACACTCTGGTGCGCTTCGGGATGAACGGGGTCATGGTGCTGGCCATGATTCCCATGGTGCAGGCGGGCTGCGGGCTCAACTTCGGTCTTCCTCTGGGTGTCATCGCGGGGCTTCTGGGGGCGACCATGAGCATCGAGTTCGACGTTCGGGGGGCCGCGGGCTTTGCCGTGGCTCTGGCGCTTTCCATCCCCATTGCCGCCGTCCTCGGGTATGGTTACGGTCAGCTCCTGAACCGCGTCAAGGGAGATGAAATGATGATCGCCACCTACGTGGGTTTTTCGTCGGTGGCCTTCATGTGCA
This region includes:
- a CDS encoding sugar ABC transporter ATP-binding protein, translated to MPEVPLLKLENIGKEYFGNSVLADVSFALNRGEILGLVGENGAGKSTLMNILFGMPVIASTGGYEGTIFLDGLPVRFSSPFDALGAGIGMVHQEFSLIPGFSAAENILLNREELNRSPLEYVFSSRLDTLNRPAIRHRAERAVRTLGIDIGVDTVVSEMPVGYKQFIEIAREIDRSHTRLLVLDEPTAVLTETEARILMDALKKLAEGGISIIFISHRLHEVRSLCDRIVVLRDGRVIRETPAHSASIRDIAAWMVGRQVEDSRPPRKGKISGEIALSVKNLWVDMPGETVRDVTFDVRKGEIFGIGGLAGQGKLGIPNGIMGLFPSGGEVSLFGRTVELNQPRKALDSRMAFVSEDRRGVGLLLGERIDWNITFTAMQVQNRFLKGIPGLGKLVCLRDDGAISEETEKYIKALEIRCTGPGQRAVELSGGNQQKVCLARAFAMRPDLLLICEPTRGIDVGAKELVLNTLRRYNEEYGTTILITSSELEELRSVCDRVAIVGEGKIAGVLPAVSPAEQFGLLMMGDMEEDSERREAMEAMENA